One Marasmius oreades isolate 03SP1 chromosome 2, whole genome shotgun sequence DNA segment encodes these proteins:
- the URA1 gene encoding dihydroorotate dehydrogenase (BUSCO:EOG09263Q7N): protein MRSHLKPYGSRAENHRNPTAKLLLETIERKQSNLAVSVDVTKSCDFLSIIDAVGPFVCLVKTHIDILEDFTQDVIFKLQKLSVEHDFVIFEDRKFADIGNTVALQYSSGIYRIASWSHITNAHPVPGPSIISGLASVGLPLGRGLLLLAEMSTEGALTEGSYTESAVRMARRHREFVIGFIAQRRMENVGGSAETEEDDFLILSPGVGLGARGDGMGQQYRTPREVVLESGCDVIIVGRGIYGKDLKDTEKIRTQATRYKEAGWEAYQERISVK from the exons ATGCGTTCTCACTTAAAACCCTACGGTTCAAGAGCAGAAAACCACAGAAACCCAACTGCTAAACTCCTACTTGAAACGATAGAACGCAAACAGTCGAACTTGGCCGTCAGTGTTGACGTTACGAAAAGCTGCGACTTTCTGTCCATTATCGATGCTGTTGGTCCATTCGTGTGTCTCGTCAAG ACCCATATCGATATTCTGGAAGACTTTACTCAAGATGTCATTTTCAAACTGCAAAAGTTGAGCGTAGAACATGATTTTGTGATATTCGAGGATCGCAAGTTTGCTGATATCG GAAACACCGTCGCCCTACAATACTCAAGCGGAATCTATCGAATCGCGAGCTGGTCCCATATCACTAATGCTCATCCCGTCCCTGGTCCTTCCATTATTTCAGGCTTGGCTTCGGTCGGGTTACCCTTGGGACGTGGTTTACTTCTCCTAGCAGAAATGAGCACGGAAGGAGCGCTCACGGAAGGATCCTATACAGAATCTGCTGTTCGTATGGCTAGACGCCATCGAGAGTTCGTTATCGGGTTTATTGCTCAGAGGAGGATGGAGAACGTTGGTGGTTCCGCTGAAAcggaggaagatgatttTTTGATTCTAAGCCCGGGGGTTGGACTTGGCGCGAGAGGCGATGGGATGGGACAGCAGTATCGAACGCCTAGAGAAGTGGTGTTAGAATCAGGGTGTGATGTGATTATAGTTGGTAGGGGGATTTATGGAAAGGATCTGAAGGATACAGAGAAGATTCGAACTCAGGCGACAAGGTATAAGGAGGCTGGGTGGGAAGCTTATCAGGAGAGAATATCGGTAAAGTGA
- a CDS encoding uncharacterized protein (BUSCO:EOG09262NB1): protein MTKTCGIYTISSNKATLYVLLPFASRVQKISNTGSIDSQRIRLNLTLKVTRVEFSSYSSGDANQPNSEAGSSANASTASLQMSGRVTSENPHVKLGAFHTLDIESNRDVRIEKADGWDSIALSRVEESVVPGRGAEVGAVVCGEGVAAFCLLSEHMTLVTHRISVSVPRKAATSGTSQHEKALNKFYGMVFEAFLRHIPYSNVGLKAIVIASPGWVRDTVYDFIMLEAGKRGDKVLQKSLREKGVKVHVSSPHVHSLVEVLRSPEISSRLKETKFAREGITLDKFHKMLATDELRAWYGPGHVLLAADRGAIGTLLISDDLFRSSNPETRKKYVSLTEAVQQKGGEVVIFSSMHESGQQLNQLSGIAATLTFPLDIEVVEAEEREAEEERQLRLNEEQEA from the exons atgacgaagacATGTGGCATTTATACAATCTCATCCAACAAGGCGACTTTGTACGTGCTCCTGCCATTCG CTAGCCGGGTTCAAAAAATTTCCAACACCGGGTCGATCGACTCCCAACGAATCCGTCTCAACCTAACTCTCAAAGTGACCCGAGTCGAGTTCTCCTCCTACTCTTCCGGCGATGCCAACCAACCGAACTCAGAAGCCGGATCCTCCGCCAATGCCTCAACAGCATCCCTTCAAATGTCAGGCCGTGTCACATCTGAAAACCCTCACGTTAAACTAGGCGCTTTCCATACACTAGACATCGAATCGAATCGGGATGTCCGTATTGAAAAAGCAGATGGGTGGGACAGCATTGCGTTATCGAGGGTCGAAGAGTCTGTCGTTCCCGGACGAGGAGCGGAAGTGGGGGCTGTCGTGTGTGGAGAAGGAGTTGCGGCTTTCTGTTTGTTATCGGAACATATGACGTTGGTAACCCATCGAATATCGGTTTCGGTACCACGGAAGGCGGCTACTTCAGGGACATCTCAGCATGAAAAGGCGTTGAACAAGTTTTATGGGATGGTGTTTGAGGCATTTTTGAGGCATATACCGTATTCTAACGTTGGGTTGAAGGCGATCGTGATAGCGAGTCCTGGGTGGGTGAGGGATACGGTTTATGATTTTATAATGCTGGAGGCGGGGAAGAGGGGGGATAAGGTGTTACAAAAGTCTTTGAGGGAGAAGGGGGTGAAGGTGCATGTGAGTAGTCCACATGTGCACAGTTTGGTTGAGGTTTTAAGGAGTCCAGAG ATTTCATCTCGATTAAAAGAAACCAAGTTTGCAAGAGAAGGAATCACATTGGACAA GTTTCACAAGATGCTTGCTACGGACGAACTTCGTGCGTGGTATGGACCTGGACATGTCCTGCTGGCCGCAGATAGAGGAGCAATAGGTACTCTACTCATATCGGATGATCTTTTCCG ATCGAGCAATCCAGAGACACGGAAGAAATATGTTTCATTGACAGAAGCAGTACAACAGAAAGGTGGAGAGGTCGTGATTTTCTCAAGCATGCATGAGTCTGGACAAC AgctgaaccaactgagtggAATTGCTGCAACCCTGACTTTccctctggatattgaagtcgtTGAAGCAGAGGAAcgggaagcagaagaagaacgaCAACTTAGATTAAACGAAGAACAGGAAGCATAA
- a CDS encoding uncharacterized protein (BUSCO:EOG09261EY9), whose product MSSSVREREHDEEQIDRDTKRQKLESALGTTTAEVTVTEESVLNEHPVDSSDVHVLPPSHALLGTPLPKAESGRPLNFLETDVGISEYVGRSVSKIEGIIKQRFTDFLVFEVDLDGNVIHLKSLAKPDSSKKHNNGEEEEQGEPSGPSSGRQDLGEPMQGVETAENDENPITPGSKLAEEVKVESSTTLDDLTNPWPDSFNTKLAPFLSGSGIAQLKEIYLQGPEPPRVSDSGWGGRGAKGEEASGSVAPSETPESTATTVKSGRGGRGGRDRGGRGGKRGGPGREDHRKVVSEPFDSKDQRTAFHKVIRELFKGKLETETDTSGSTPEDGSRIVIKWGRRGGRGDRRDGRGQSGDQASRGTYPPYVHFTLQKTNRDTQDALSHLSRILHVNVKDLAVAGTKDKRGVTVQRVSLKRGNKTVEDVWRLGNQVSARKSTSDALKQRGERGVRLADLVYRKAGLELGLLKGNAFVITLRNVQVDAMDTLDKALNIVKTNGFINYYGMQRFGTASVPTHAIGLALLKGDWHKAVSLILQTRYGEHPEVEAARNAWLKEKNIDKALSLMPRRVVAERCILESYKKQSGDTRNAMGALSTIPRNLRLMYVHAYQSYVWNAIVSERVRMYGTEKPVVGDLVFDVVPETSAEREDDEMDTNEPDEPVSNRQRKKQNRKPWTPPRIKTLTEEDFGNYTIFDVIMPLPGTDVAYPGGKLGERYREFLVMDGLDPDNFVRKQKDYTLGGSYRKVLHLPNEMSWSVLRYTDPDVPLAQADEDKLLGFDPPLVSEDGKFMALQINLQLGTASYATMALREITKTETSSHYQTNLTIAAEDQKYRGVGCDGQDEDVEEPVHVSEES is encoded by the exons ATGTCTTCCTCTGTTCGAGAACGTGAGCACGACGAAGAACAAATAGATCGCGACACTAAGCGCCAAAAGCTCGAGTCTGCCCTGGGAACCACGACTGCTGAGGTGACCGTGACTGAAGAGAGTGTTCTCAATGAACACCCCGTCGATTCTTCAGACGTTCATGTACTTCCACCAAGCCATGCGTTGCTAGGAACTCCCCTACCCAAAGCTGAATCCGGTCGTCCTCTCAATTTCTTAGAAACAGACGTTGGGATCTCAGAGTATGTTGGACGGAGTGTGTCGAAGATTGAAGGGATTATCAAGCAGAG GTTCACGGACTTTTTGGTATTCGAAGTCGATCTCGATGGCAATGTCATACATCTAAAATCATTGGCAAAACCGGATTCTTCAAAGAAGCACAATAatggggaggaagaggaacaagGAGAACCTTCAGGTCCTTCTTCCGGTCGACAGGATCTCGGTGAACCAATGCAGGGTGTTGAAACAGCCGAAAACGACGAGAATCCGATTACCCCGGGTAGCAAACTTGCTGAAGAGGTAAAAGTAGAATCGTCCACCACTCTCGACGATTTGACAAACCCTTGGCCGGATTCCTTCAATACAAAACTTGCCCCATTTCTATCTGGGAGTGGAATAGCCCAGCTCAAGGAAATATACCTTCAAGGTCCAGAGCCTCCGAGAGTTAGTGATAGCGGCTGGGGAGGACGTGGAGCGAAGGGTGAGGAAGCCTCTGGGTCTGTGGCACCCTCAGAAACCCCAgaatctactgcaactaCAGTAAAATCGGGGCGAGGAGGTCGTGGTGGTCGTGATCGTGGAGGTCGAGGCGGTAAACGAGGTGGTCCTGGAAGAGAGGACCATAGAAAAGTGGTTTCAGAA CCATTCGACTCAAAGGACCAAAGGACCGCCTTCCATAAAGTCATACGTGAACTGTTCAAAGGAAAGCTGGAAACCGAAACAGACACCTCTGGATCTACACCTGAAGATGGTTCTAGGATTGTCATCAAATGGGGTCGTCGTGGTGGCCGCGGGGACAGGAGGG ATGGCAGGGGTCAGTCCGGGGATCAAGCAAGTCGCGGGACCTATCCTCCATATGTTCACTTCACGCTTCAGAAAACCAATCGCGACACGCAAGACGCCCTCTCCCATCTTTCTCGTATCCTTCACGTCAACGTCAAAGACCTTGCTGTTGCAGGAACAAAAGATAAACGTGGCGTAACTGTCCAGCGCGTCTCACTTAAGCGAGGTAACAAGACGGTCGAAGATGTGTGGCGCCTTGGGAATCAGGTTTCAGCAAGGAAGTCTACTAGTGATGCACTCAAGCAGAGAGGCGAGAGGGGTGTCAGACTTGCAGATTTGGTGTACCGGAAAGCTGGCCTTGAACTCGGCTTGTTGAAGGGGAATGCCTTTGTTATTACTCTTAG GAATGTCCAAGTAGATGCTATGGACACCCTAGACAAGGCCTTGAATATTGTGAAGACCAACGGGTTCATTAATTATTATG GTATGCAGAGATTCGGCACTGCATCGGTTCCAACGCATGCAATCGGACTTGCATTGCTGAAGGGAGACTGGCATAAAGCCGTTTCACTCATTCTACAAACCCGTTATGGAGAACATCCGGAGGTAGAAGCTGCACGTAACGCGTGGTTGAAAGAGAAGAATATCGACAAAGCGCTTTCTTTAATGCCACGACGCGTCGTTGCGGAAAGATGCATTCTAGAGAGTTACAAGAAGCAAAGTGGGGACACCCGTAATGCTATGGGAGCTCTCTCAACG ATCCCCCGTAACCTTCGGTTGATGTATGTACATGCCTACCAGTCCTATGTCTGGAATGCTATCGTTTCCGAGCGTGTTCGCATGTATGGCACAGAGAAGCCCGTAGTGGGTGACCTTGTTTTCGATGTCGTACCGGAAACTAGTGCGGAgagagaggatgatgaaaTGGATACCAACGAGCCGG ATGAGCCAGTTTCTAACCGGCAAAGGAAGAAGCAGAACAGGAAACCTTGGACCCCGCCCCGTATCAAGACCCTCACGGAGGAAGACTTTGGAAACTACACCATTTTCGATGTGATCATGCCACTTCCCGGGACCGATGTTGCTTATCCGGGCGGGAAGCTTGGGGAACGGTATAGGGAATTTTTAGTGATGGACGGGCTGGATCCAGATAACTTTGTTCGGAAGCAGAA GGACTACACGTTAGGAGGATCCTACCGGAAGGTCCTGCATCTGCCAAACGAAATGAGCTGGTCAGTACTGAGGTACACCGACCCAGATGTTCCTTTGGCGCAAGCAGACGAGGATAAACTGTTGGGTTTTGACCCGCCATTAGTATCGGAGGACGGGAAATTCATGGCTCTTCAGATCAACCTCCAACTAGGAACTGCTTCGTATGCCACGATGGCTTTAAGGGAAATCACTAAAACGGAGACTAGCTCGCACTACCAGACGAACCTGACGATTGCCGCTGAAGATCAGAAATATAGAGGTGTTGGGTGCGATGGGCAGGACGAAGATGTGGAAGAGCCTGTACATGTATCTGAAGAGAGCTAA
- a CDS encoding uncharacterized protein (CAZy:GT32): MPRRRRPFFLFLSVLGLFLFGTVIVLSSITYYLAIDPSAYLSELDVPILENNVRWNASEHGQVERIPRILHQTWRTKKVPQRWRSISQECREMMPDYEYMLWSDESSRQFIAEHYPWFLDTYNDYQYNIQRADAIRYFVLNHYGGVYLDLDIGCMHPLDPLLIHPVILPKTIPVGVSNDLMFAEKGHPFLAQTIHNLVTFDHSWILNYPTVMFSTGPMFLSAQYGIFTSAHGTDDPIRILPKFLYGKNAREGEAPNAFFSHFYGSSWHADDAAFIGFLGNWGKSLLWIGLVVLFFGLVVIGVPGRRHRYTLRRIGGYDVLFPRRSQRTGHWHVHLPRSATASTSSTAPSTPEDSAPGSPIDSDVPVPVLHLPFDMSPSSPGSSELSFSTDSYTGREAFAGQSRASPVLDTVRRVRNKMASLTGLRDPIDGRKSHSHRPRRHRSGASRGVMFFLPAIFAQSHDLELGQDNEVPLFTRPIIRRSSRNRLDRQCYTDEDSPGSSQDAEQHGQLIDLGSEGDADLSNPFVPRTTETSPHSLLS; the protein is encoded by the exons AtgcctcgtcgtcgtcgtccttttttcctctttctttcGGTCCTTGGCTTATTTCTATTTGGAACTGTCATCGTCCTCTCTTCAATCACATACTACCTTGCTATCGACCCCAGTGCGTATCTCTCTGAATTAGATGTCCCAATACTCGAAAACAATGTTCGTTGGAATGCTTCGGAGCATGGCCAAGTCGAACGCATACCCCGTATACTTCATCAGACATGGAGAACCAAGAAAGTACCGCAGCGCTGGAGGAGCATTTCTCAGGAGTGTCGAGAAATGATGCCGGACTA CGAATACATGCTCTGGTCGGATGAATCTTCACGGCAGTTCATTGCTGAACATTATCCATGGTTTTTGGACACGTATAACGACTATCAGTATAACATTCAGCGAGCCGACGCGATACGTTATTTCGTATTGAACCATTACGGCGGAGTTTATCTCGACTTGGATATCGGTTGCATGCACCCACTCGATCCTCTTCTCATTCACCCCGTCATTCTACCCAAAACTATCCCCGTCGGCGTGTCTAACGATTTGATGTTTGCAGAGAAAGGCCACCCATTCCTCGCCCAAACCATTCATAACCTCGTCACATTCGACCATTCCTGGATTCTAAACTACCCGACCGTCATGTTTTCTACGGGCCCCATGTTCCTGTCCGCGCAGTATGGGATCTTCACTTCTGCACACGGTACTGATGACCCTATTCGAATCTTGCCAAAGTTCTTGTACGGGAAGAATGCAAGGGAGGGCGAGGCGCCCAATGCCTTCTTTTCACATTTCTACGGAAGCAGTTGGCATGCGGATGACGCGGCTTTCATTGGATTTTTGGGAAATTGGGGCAAATCCCTTTTGTGGATTGGGCTCGTGGTTCTATTCTTCGGACTGGTGGTAATCGGTGTCCCTGGTCGAAGGCATCGTTACACACTCAGGCGAATCGGTGGATACGATGTTCTCTTCCCCAGGCGTTCACAAAGGACGGGACACTGGCATGTGCACCTCCCCAGGTCGGCGACGGCATCAACTTCATCCACCGCCCCGTCTACACCGGAAGACAGTGCCCCGGGCTCACCCATAGATTCTGACGTTCCTGTTCCCGTTCTCCACCTTCCCTTCGACATGTCACCCTCCTCTCCTGGCTCATCAGAGCTGTCATTCTCCACCGACTCCTACACGGGACGCGAAGCATTCGCTGGCCAGAGTCGCGCGTCACCCGTTCTCGATACGGTACGCCGGGTACGAAATAAGATGGCGTCTTTGACAGGTCTTCGTGATCCCATTGATGGCCGTAAATCACACTCCCATCGCCCAAGAAGACATCGTAGTGGTGCCAGTCGTGGAGTCATGTTCTTCCTTCCTGCGATATTCGCTCAATCTCATGATTTGGAACTCGGCCAGGACAATGAGGTTCCATTATTCACCAGACCAATAATCCGTCGCTCGTCACGAAACCGTTTGGATCGACAATGTTACACAGATGAAGATTCGCCAGGGTCTTCGCAGGATGCTGAACAACATGGTCAGCTGATCGACCTCGGCAGTGAGGGCGATGCTGATTTATCAAATCCGTTTGTTCCGAGAACAACTGAAACGTCGCCGCATTCTCTTTTATCATGA